A genomic segment from Triticum dicoccoides isolate Atlit2015 ecotype Zavitan chromosome 1A, WEW_v2.0, whole genome shotgun sequence encodes:
- the LOC119292403 gene encoding uncharacterized protein LOC119292403, which translates to MAAAASSSAWKARWLRPEAYPIFAATGVAVGICVMQLVRNITTNPEVRVTKENRAAGVLDNHDEGRRYARHPFRRFIDGKSAEIMPGINSFFTAPPKN; encoded by the exons ATGGCGGCCGCTGCTTCCTCCAGCGCGTGGAAGGCGAGGTGGCTCCGCCCCGAG GCGTACCCTATCTTTGCGGCGACGGGCGTGGCCGTGGGGATCTGCGTCATGCAGCTGGTGCGCAACATCACCACCAACCCCGAGGTCCGGGTGACCAAGGAGAACAGGGCGGCCGGGGTGCTGGACAACCACGACGAGGGCCGCCGCTACGCGCGCCACCCCTTCCGGAGGTTCATCGACGGCAAGTCCGCCGAGATCATGCCCGGCATCAACAGCTTCTTCACCGCCCCACCAAAGAACTAg